The Lewinellaceae bacterium genome has a segment encoding these proteins:
- a CDS encoding glycosyltransferase has protein sequence MRILILNVQYYPVVNPNVYRWGAIAEYWVEQGHEVHIVCSKRTGLPKSSIINKVHVHRTGHSTLLDFTLNLFRIINRRGISDLTPKKGSGFLRNFLERIIDGTWRKLYWPDGSCPWYFPAKKKAIALHRVHNFDGIITVGLPFTAHLVGLAFKKRFPLVHWHMDIEDPFCFSKEFFVNNFRLYDKLNHQVERKAFQKADTISLTVQSAREQYEALFPESKDKISIIPPLFNLPEATEKTEWFDQDKIHLAYFGSFYENVRSPLSLLLIIKQLVQKNSTIFSTFHFHIFGEIDPKTKMVFEGYPELSSLLTFHGLIDRSKVGSAMKQADFLINIGNTTPYHLPSKSVDYLMSGKPIINICQNQNDTFKFFLKDYPLIVNIEGWKEDYETASNTMFDFIRKNKGRKVEAGFLNECIVPHKTESIAQNYFNLIAKERG, from the coding sequence ATGCGTATCCTCATCCTGAATGTTCAGTATTATCCGGTGGTCAATCCCAACGTTTATCGATGGGGAGCCATTGCCGAGTATTGGGTGGAACAGGGTCATGAAGTTCATATTGTTTGCAGCAAGCGCACCGGGTTACCCAAATCATCCATCATTAATAAGGTTCATGTACATCGCACCGGTCACAGCACTTTACTGGATTTTACCTTAAATCTTTTCAGGATAATAAACAGGCGGGGAATTTCAGACTTAACCCCTAAGAAAGGCTCCGGATTTTTAAGAAATTTTCTGGAAAGAATAATTGACGGTACCTGGAGAAAATTATACTGGCCTGATGGCAGTTGCCCATGGTATTTTCCAGCTAAAAAAAAGGCGATTGCTTTACATCGGGTACATAATTTTGACGGGATCATCACGGTAGGCCTGCCCTTTACCGCTCACCTGGTGGGCCTGGCTTTCAAAAAGCGTTTCCCACTTGTTCACTGGCACATGGATATTGAAGATCCTTTCTGCTTTTCAAAGGAGTTCTTTGTGAATAATTTCAGGCTTTACGACAAGCTCAATCACCAGGTCGAACGAAAAGCATTTCAAAAAGCAGACACCATTTCCCTAACTGTCCAATCGGCCAGGGAACAATATGAAGCTTTATTCCCTGAATCGAAGGACAAAATTTCGATCATCCCTCCCCTCTTCAACCTGCCTGAAGCCACCGAAAAAACGGAATGGTTTGACCAGGACAAAATCCACCTTGCCTATTTCGGATCCTTTTATGAAAACGTTAGGTCACCTTTGAGTTTATTATTGATTATCAAGCAATTAGTTCAAAAAAACTCAACCATATTCTCAACCTTTCATTTTCATATTTTTGGAGAAATTGATCCAAAGACCAAAATGGTCTTTGAGGGATATCCTGAATTGTCCTCTTTGCTCACTTTTCATGGATTGATCGATCGCTCCAAAGTTGGATCGGCAATGAAGCAGGCGGATTTTTTGATCAACATAGGTAATACTACTCCTTATCACCTGCCCAGCAAAAGTGTGGATTACCTGATGAGCGGAAAGCCGATCATCAATATTTGTCAAAATCAAAACGACACTTTCAAATTTTTTTTAAAAGACTATCCATTGATCGTTAATATTGAAGGATGGAAAGAGGATTACGAAACGGCCTCCAACACTATGTTTGATTTCATCCGAAAAAATAAAGGCAGGAAGGTTGAGGCTGGTTTTTTAAATGAGTGCATCGTTCCGCACAAAACCGAGTCCATAGCTCAAAACTATTTCAACTTAATCGCTAAGGAACGTGGCTAA
- a CDS encoding glycosyltransferase family 4 protein: MLSRTGCIPYATNMVNALHGFEKSIFVSRYSPEVLPKDNHKIRTYRNSLEFVFNSLLNLPWLCIKVMKLVKTKGFRGAYFPVFHHWNPVLLLWCKIWGLEVVFTVHDGVLHQGEQHNWDQKMLNFCIRNADKLVFLSRYVQELTREKIGFTAKTCIIPHPLLRIGSPVIKDRYLPERPSLLFLGRIVEYKGVDLLLEALNGFPGDRLGQVTIAGRNYSGFKPDKMGEVSVNWVGRWLEDTEIDDLLNSHDILVLPYREASQSGIVTLGIGAAIPMICTNVGGLPEQLTPEQAVFIAPEAFALKKAILDLINDPERYRNIHQNLLARARSGEGEYTGRLATFLSD, encoded by the coding sequence ATGTTAAGCCGAACGGGGTGCATTCCATATGCCACAAACATGGTCAATGCACTGCATGGTTTTGAAAAATCCATATTTGTGTCCAGGTATTCCCCCGAAGTGCTGCCCAAAGATAATCACAAGATCAGAACTTATCGCAATAGTCTTGAATTTGTATTTAACTCTCTTCTGAACTTGCCCTGGTTGTGTATCAAAGTGATGAAACTGGTGAAGACCAAAGGATTCCGGGGGGCCTATTTTCCTGTATTTCATCATTGGAATCCCGTGTTGTTGTTATGGTGCAAAATTTGGGGACTTGAAGTGGTTTTTACCGTGCACGATGGAGTGCTTCATCAAGGGGAACAACATAACTGGGATCAAAAAATGTTAAATTTTTGCATCCGAAATGCGGATAAACTGGTTTTCCTGTCCAGGTATGTGCAGGAATTGACCAGGGAAAAAATAGGCTTTACCGCTAAAACATGCATTATTCCTCATCCACTGTTGAGGATCGGTTCCCCGGTGATCAAAGACAGGTATTTACCGGAAAGGCCTTCTTTGTTGTTTCTGGGAAGGATTGTGGAGTATAAGGGCGTTGACTTGTTGCTTGAAGCTTTAAACGGATTTCCCGGCGATCGTTTGGGACAAGTTACCATTGCCGGCCGAAATTATTCCGGTTTTAAGCCTGACAAAATGGGTGAGGTTTCGGTAAACTGGGTCGGCCGTTGGTTGGAGGATACGGAAATTGATGATTTGTTAAACAGCCATGATATTCTCGTATTGCCTTATAGGGAAGCTTCACAGTCAGGTATTGTTACTTTAGGGATTGGTGCGGCCATCCCAATGATCTGTACCAATGTCGGTGGATTGCCGGAACAACTGACCCCTGAACAAGCTGTTTTTATCGCCCCCGAAGCCTTTGCCCTAAAAAAGGCTATACTGGATCTTATCAATGATCCGGAAAGGTATAGAAATATTCACCAAAATTTGTTGGCGCGGGCACGCAGCGGAGAAGGAGAATATACAGGGCGATTAGCCACGTTCCTTAGCGATTAA
- a CDS encoding GNAT family N-acetyltransferase, whose translation MDHKEQYILFCEQVNLPLQMQPWWLDAVCGPANWELCLSFDKEGEIAGILPYYFKSSFGMKRITMPPLTDYMGPWMRFPEEDKLKRVSRYNIETSILSDLVAQLPRTALFYQTYFPSLKNSLPFMWEGYKATPYFTYRIHRPVNQEQVFQDFKYSVRTEIRKATQQVKVEKAGSLDDFYKINQSSFERKGVKPSFDFELLKRLDATLTKKEARHIYLAKDNDSGAVHAGLYLVMDHSTAYILLTGIDPVLKKSGALYLLYWQAIQDAAEWNLNVDFCGSILPGIESSLRSFGGERVPYYCISKTSNKWLAILSILFNKAY comes from the coding sequence GTGGATCATAAAGAACAATACATTCTTTTTTGTGAACAGGTGAATCTGCCATTGCAGATGCAGCCCTGGTGGTTGGATGCGGTGTGCGGCCCCGCAAATTGGGAGCTCTGCCTGTCTTTTGATAAGGAAGGGGAAATAGCAGGAATACTCCCTTATTACTTTAAAAGCAGTTTTGGAATGAAGCGCATTACTATGCCACCCCTAACGGATTACATGGGGCCGTGGATGCGTTTTCCAGAAGAAGACAAACTCAAAAGGGTGAGCCGATACAATATAGAAACTTCCATATTGTCTGACCTGGTGGCTCAATTGCCCCGGACAGCCCTATTTTACCAAACTTATTTCCCTTCCCTTAAAAATAGTCTGCCTTTCATGTGGGAAGGTTATAAGGCAACTCCTTACTTTACTTACCGTATCCATCGACCTGTAAACCAGGAGCAGGTTTTCCAGGATTTTAAATATTCCGTGCGGACAGAAATTCGAAAGGCAACACAGCAGGTGAAAGTGGAAAAAGCGGGAAGCCTGGATGATTTTTATAAAATCAATCAATCTTCCTTCGAAAGGAAAGGGGTAAAACCTTCTTTTGATTTTGAGCTGCTTAAAAGATTGGATGCCACTTTGACGAAAAAAGAAGCCCGACATATCTACCTCGCCAAAGATAACGATAGTGGGGCGGTCCATGCAGGGCTTTACCTCGTTATGGATCATTCAACGGCTTATATCTTGTTGACCGGTATTGATCCGGTTTTGAAAAAAAGCGGAGCTTTGTACCTCTTGTATTGGCAGGCCATCCAGGATGCCGCGGAGTGGAATTTAAACGTCGATTTTTGCGGCAGTATTTTACCGGGGATCGAATCGTCACTCCGATCCTTTGGAGGGGAGCGTGTTCCCTATTATTGTATTTCAAAAACAAGTAATAAGTGGCTGGCCATATTGAGCATTTTATTCAACAAAGCCTATTGA